One region of Duncaniella freteri genomic DNA includes:
- a CDS encoding DUF1573 domain-containing protein gives MSDSEFTILTYIDSLGCTRCKMKLHLWNEFLGSLDSITESDVVALMVIHTSDSRGIRYQLKIDGYEYPSYIDSTDIINKHNAFPSELMLQTFLLDSSHHVIAVGNPVYNNRIANLYRDIISGGKIVTQAGSIGIMVNVRSLDIGDIHLGETANHNFVLKNVSGDTVNIRKMISSCDCTVAEVENTLIVPGDSATIYVSFKEDSITGRFNRTVHVFYDQFTNPTKLEITGNVIK, from the coding sequence ATGTCTGATTCAGAGTTCACAATACTTACATACATCGACAGCCTTGGATGTACGAGATGTAAGATGAAACTACATCTATGGAATGAATTTCTCGGCTCGTTGGATTCTATAACTGAATCCGATGTAGTCGCGCTCATGGTGATACACACCTCCGATTCTCGTGGCATCAGATATCAACTTAAAATTGACGGCTATGAATATCCTTCATACATTGATAGTACCGACATAATAAACAAGCACAACGCATTCCCTTCCGAACTGATGCTTCAGACGTTTCTCCTCGACTCCTCTCATCACGTGATTGCCGTCGGGAATCCGGTATACAACAATAGAATAGCCAATCTTTATAGAGATATCATATCTGGAGGGAAAATAGTTACTCAAGCAGGCTCCATCGGTATTATGGTCAACGTAAGGTCACTTGATATCGGAGATATACATCTCGGAGAGACTGCAAATCATAACTTTGTGTTAAAGAATGTGAGTGGTGACACAGTAAACATACGCAAAATGATATCATCCTGCGATTGCACGGTTGCGGAAGTTGAAAATACTTTGATTGTTCCTGGAGACAGTGCTACCATATATGTCTCGTTCAAAGAAGACTCTATAACAGGACGGTTTAACCGCACTGTTCACGTTTTTTACGATCAATTCACAAATCCGACAAAACTTGAAATCACAGGAAACGTAATAAAGTAA
- a CDS encoding NVEALA domain-containing protein, whose product MKKIFIPALLALATTSGIMGYHSQINNIESLSDLALINIEALADGENVSPGFSWEYSDGKPMLFDCNAKIGEYIFGISKECGFQVVMCQGGGSGCNERRCPEHG is encoded by the coding sequence ATGAAAAAAATCTTCATTCCCGCATTATTAGCATTAGCTACAACAAGCGGAATTATGGGATATCACTCCCAAATCAATAATATTGAATCACTTAGCGATCTTGCCTTAATTAATATAGAGGCTCTTGCTGATGGAGAAAATGTGTCTCCAGGATTTTCATGGGAATATTCAGATGGCAAGCCAATGCTTTTTGATTGTAACGCTAAAATTGGAGAATATATTTTTGGCATATCTAAAGAATGTGGATTTCAAGTGGTCATGTGCCAAGGCGGAGGATCTGGATGTAATGAAAGAAGATGTCCTGAGCACGGATAA
- a CDS encoding 6-bladed beta-propeller: MKNRIVKALIMLTCMTSCTHNHNGDYNYTEEYINLNKVTDAITNDVVDSISYLGLPDINGNIPVNVNKLYVVNGTIYIGDCWRSKVFAYDRKSGVPKFVLDSRGSGPEEYLEIRSIAIDTAAIYIVDNYTQRMMVYDSNDGSYIRTMKMPVIADDVETLDDGGFIFAYIPMKGVKLAIDQPESRLFVVDKDLKIHDSYQEVKDGIYDAIGQRTIFSRCDQGIVFSTASIDGFFIIDPKDPSKQTLIRLPFTNGLEGKWDVVPDEISGYQHLSSVPYVCGDNIYISYTSDKGYGESVLWNSRYNGILQNSSDDLSKALIPIVGTYDGCLIGMVDDYETYSYMIEQGFAKAPDNVSQLLKDGSGIALVFYKMKK, from the coding sequence ATGAAAAATAGAATTGTCAAAGCATTAATTATGCTGACATGCATGACATCCTGTACACACAATCATAATGGCGATTATAATTATACAGAGGAGTATATTAATCTCAACAAAGTGACCGATGCCATTACTAATGATGTGGTTGACTCGATCAGCTATCTTGGATTGCCTGATATAAACGGCAACATACCGGTCAATGTTAACAAGCTGTATGTGGTCAACGGCACCATATACATCGGTGACTGCTGGCGTAGTAAGGTATTCGCATACGACCGGAAATCAGGAGTGCCGAAATTTGTGCTTGACAGCAGAGGATCCGGACCTGAGGAATATCTCGAAATAAGAAGCATCGCTATCGATACAGCAGCTATATACATTGTGGATAATTACACACAACGCATGATGGTCTACGACAGTAATGACGGCAGCTATATCAGAACCATGAAAATGCCTGTGATAGCAGATGATGTGGAGACACTCGACGATGGTGGATTTATATTTGCATATATTCCGATGAAAGGGGTTAAGCTCGCAATCGACCAGCCGGAAAGCCGACTGTTTGTAGTCGACAAAGACCTCAAAATACATGACTCATATCAAGAGGTTAAGGATGGAATTTATGATGCAATCGGCCAGCGGACAATATTCTCACGATGCGATCAAGGCATAGTATTCAGCACGGCATCGATAGACGGATTCTTTATAATAGACCCCAAAGACCCGTCAAAGCAGACTTTGATCCGGCTGCCTTTCACCAATGGGCTTGAAGGGAAATGGGATGTAGTTCCTGATGAAATATCAGGTTATCAGCATTTGTCATCCGTGCCGTATGTTTGTGGAGATAATATCTATATATCCTACACATCCGACAAGGGTTATGGTGAAAGTGTATTATGGAACTCCCGATACAACGGCATCCTACAGAATTCAAGTGACGACCTTAGCAAAGCTCTCATTCCTATAGTCGGTACTTACGACGGATGCCTCATCGGGATGGTTGACGATTATGAGACTTACTCATACATGATTGAACAGGGCTTTGCGAAAGCACCCGACAACGTATCGCAGCTCCTGAAAGATGGCAGTGGCATAGCCTTGGTGTTCTATAAAATGAAAAAATAG
- a CDS encoding alpha-N-arabinofuranosidase, whose translation MNRKISSMLLAAGLFCPVVASADTVTLRMDQINPEEVIMPEIYGQFAEHLGACIYGGLWVGPESPIPNTQGYRNDVLQALRDLKVPVMRWPGGCFADEYHWRDGIGPAKDRPTQVNNNWGGTIEDNSFGTNEFFNLCELLGCEPYLSGNVGSGSVEELAQWVEYITAEDGPMARLRKENGREKPWKLKYLGVGNESWGCGGNFTPEYYSDVYRRYQTYCREFSGNKLYKIASGASDYDYNWTDIVMKKAHSHMHGISLHYYTVTGWNGSKGSATVFTPEDYYWTLGKCLEIEPVIEKHAAIMDKYDEKKRIGLLVDEWGTWWDVEPGTNPGHLYQQNTMRDAMVAALSLNVFQRHTDRVKMTNIAQVANVLQSMVLTRGDKMVLTPTYYVFKMYIPHQGATPIPLDVTTVRKDVRDGRSVDMLQATASRKDGKITVSLSNVDLDKEMEVTIALGNESKAKNISGNILTAGSIDDYNDFDKPEKVTLKPFSGAKAAKGSIKVKLPAKSIVTLTFEI comes from the coding sequence ATGAACCGAAAAATCTCATCTATGCTACTTGCCGCAGGTCTATTTTGCCCTGTGGTTGCGTCAGCCGACACAGTGACGCTCAGAATGGACCAAATCAACCCTGAAGAAGTGATAATGCCGGAAATATACGGACAATTCGCCGAACATCTCGGAGCCTGTATATACGGCGGTCTGTGGGTAGGTCCGGAATCACCCATTCCAAACACACAAGGCTACCGCAATGATGTGCTCCAGGCACTGCGCGACCTCAAAGTCCCTGTGATGCGATGGCCGGGAGGATGCTTTGCCGATGAATACCATTGGCGCGACGGCATCGGTCCGGCTAAGGATCGTCCCACACAGGTCAACAACAACTGGGGAGGCACAATCGAGGACAATTCATTCGGCACAAACGAGTTCTTCAACCTCTGTGAGCTCCTCGGATGCGAACCATACCTAAGCGGCAACGTCGGGAGCGGATCAGTTGAAGAGCTTGCCCAATGGGTGGAATACATCACCGCAGAGGACGGCCCTATGGCACGCCTGCGCAAAGAGAACGGACGCGAGAAGCCATGGAAGCTCAAATATCTCGGCGTCGGAAACGAAAGCTGGGGCTGCGGCGGCAACTTCACTCCCGAATATTACTCCGACGTATATCGCCGCTATCAGACCTACTGCCGCGAATTTTCAGGCAACAAGCTCTACAAGATTGCATCCGGCGCAAGTGATTACGACTACAACTGGACCGATATAGTTATGAAGAAAGCCCACTCCCACATGCACGGCATATCGCTCCACTACTACACCGTGACAGGATGGAACGGCTCCAAAGGCTCTGCTACAGTATTCACCCCCGAGGACTATTACTGGACCCTCGGAAAATGCCTTGAGATCGAGCCTGTGATCGAAAAGCACGCCGCGATCATGGACAAATACGACGAAAAGAAACGCATCGGACTTCTTGTAGACGAATGGGGCACATGGTGGGACGTTGAACCAGGCACCAATCCCGGACACCTGTACCAGCAGAACACCATGCGCGACGCGATGGTCGCAGCCCTGTCGCTCAACGTATTCCAGCGTCACACCGACCGTGTAAAGATGACCAATATAGCCCAGGTAGCCAACGTGCTTCAGTCCATGGTGCTCACACGTGGCGACAAAATGGTGCTTACACCCACCTATTATGTCTTCAAAATGTACATCCCTCATCAGGGTGCCACACCGATACCTCTGGATGTCACCACAGTACGCAAGGATGTCCGCGACGGACGGTCCGTCGACATGCTTCAGGCAACAGCCTCACGCAAGGACGGAAAGATCACCGTATCCCTCTCAAATGTCGACCTCGACAAAGAGATGGAAGTGACGATTGCTCTCGGCAACGAATCCAAGGCGAAGAACATCTCCGGAAATATCCTGACTGCCGGCTCGATTGACGACTACAATGACTTCGATAAGCCCGAAAAAGTAACCCTCAAGCCTTTCTCCGGGGCAAAAGCCGCCAAAGGCTCCATCAAAGTAAAACTCCCGGCAAAATCCATCGTCACACTCACATTTGAAATCTAA
- a CDS encoding ISAs1 family transposase, with product MQIEIFSKVKDPRDLGKVKHELEDVLRMALIGVLCDCEDCDDISDMVTDREEEFKATGLLKLGNGVPCGDTILRVVESVNPAQLRASLDCCRGHIIESLCGNQVIIDGKKLRGENPRSPGCHGLYILNAWVSETEICVAEKPVDGKTNELTVLPSVLSSLWLTGALVSVDAMGTHRNIAEQIMLQGGDYLMALKDNQPILKGLTESIFSSTTPISVYTTEEKGHGRVEKRTCSIMDTTLLEQEGMYEKWPGLKRIIKMERERTENGARSRETIYYLSSVEKDEASYYAMRIRAHWGIENKLHWHLDVTFREDMCRVRAKNGAVNFSAMRKYALEMLKKQNDKLSLKRRRKKCMWSTEYLYKVFKDS from the coding sequence ATGCAAATAGAAATTTTCAGCAAAGTAAAAGACCCGCGCGACTTGGGCAAGGTTAAACATGAGCTTGAGGATGTGCTCCGAATGGCACTCATCGGCGTGTTGTGTGATTGTGAGGACTGTGACGACATATCGGATATGGTTACAGACCGAGAGGAAGAATTCAAGGCCACTGGATTGCTGAAGCTTGGCAACGGTGTCCCGTGTGGTGACACGATACTTCGTGTTGTAGAGTCTGTCAATCCCGCTCAGCTCCGGGCAAGTCTTGATTGCTGCCGAGGCCACATAATCGAATCCCTGTGCGGCAATCAGGTCATCATTGACGGTAAGAAACTGCGGGGTGAAAATCCCAGGAGTCCCGGATGCCACGGACTGTATATCCTCAATGCGTGGGTATCTGAAACAGAAATCTGCGTTGCCGAAAAGCCGGTGGATGGCAAGACCAACGAACTTACGGTTCTGCCGTCCGTATTGTCCTCTTTATGGCTTACAGGGGCATTGGTTTCAGTCGACGCAATGGGGACCCACCGTAATATCGCAGAACAGATCATGCTCCAGGGCGGCGACTATCTGATGGCGCTTAAAGACAATCAGCCGATACTCAAGGGCTTGACGGAGAGTATCTTTAGTAGCACTACTCCAATATCGGTATACACAACCGAGGAAAAGGGGCACGGAAGAGTTGAGAAGAGAACCTGTTCAATTATGGATACGACACTTTTGGAACAGGAGGGAATGTACGAGAAGTGGCCCGGTCTTAAACGTATCATAAAGATGGAGCGTGAGCGTACTGAGAACGGTGCCCGCTCGCGTGAAACAATCTACTATCTCAGCAGCGTGGAGAAAGATGAGGCTTCTTACTATGCGATGCGTATTCGTGCGCACTGGGGTATCGAGAACAAACTGCACTGGCATCTCGACGTGACGTTTCGGGAAGATATGTGCCGCGTACGCGCCAAGAATGGCGCTGTCAATTTTTCAGCGATGCGCAAGTATGCATTGGAAATGCTTAAAAAGCAGAACGATAAACTCAGCCTTAAACGAAGACGCAAAAAATGTATGTGGAGCACTGAATATCTGTACAAAGTCTTTAAGGATAGTTAA
- a CDS encoding IS1182 family transposase yields the protein MRQPWFFLLNPNEAIAENDPVRVVDAVVESLDLKEFKKLYSERGRCPYHPKMMLKIILYAYMNNIYSCRKIERVVQRDIHYIWLAAQERPDFVTINRFRNRVKKEINNIFTQVVLLLSERGFITLDVEYIDGTKIESKANKYTFVWRKTVEKNRAKLQEKIRVLLQQIDEIIAQDKAAESEPVEFTPETLDTLIGELKDALAAEPAPVYNEQKKQRRRQKKQIKELEKHRDKLEEYDSRLEQIGERNSISKTDPDATFMRMKEDAMNNGQTKPGYNLQISAENQFITDFALFPNPTDTLTLIPFFNAFLDRYGHLPSVAVADSGYGSEENYRFMDEAGMEAYVKYNRFHLEQRPRYKPNPFHHDNFHYNATEDYYVCPMGQHMTRIGTSHTKTASGYRSENARYRAHNCKGCPLRCMCYKAKGDRRIIEVNHRLNEYKHKARELLTSEEGIRHRGRRCIEPEAVFGQMKFNMAYRRFRHFGKDKVTMDFAFFAIAFNIKKMCSKIAKQTKNGGNTPHFGLFLHIYPILDSENRIFWTNPQKSVA from the coding sequence ATGCGTCAGCCCTGGTTTTTTCTGCTGAATCCCAACGAGGCCATCGCGGAAAACGACCCTGTGCGCGTTGTCGATGCCGTTGTCGAGAGTCTTGACCTTAAGGAGTTTAAGAAGCTGTACAGTGAGCGTGGCCGCTGCCCTTACCATCCGAAGATGATGCTCAAAATCATTCTGTACGCCTACATGAACAATATCTATTCGTGCCGCAAGATTGAGCGTGTGGTGCAGCGCGACATCCATTACATATGGCTGGCGGCGCAGGAGCGTCCCGACTTCGTGACCATCAACCGCTTCCGCAACCGTGTGAAAAAAGAGATAAACAATATCTTCACGCAGGTTGTGCTGCTGTTGTCCGAGCGCGGTTTTATCACACTGGACGTGGAGTATATCGACGGAACAAAGATAGAGTCCAAAGCCAACAAATACACCTTCGTCTGGCGGAAGACCGTAGAAAAGAACCGTGCAAAACTACAGGAGAAAATACGCGTCCTTCTGCAACAGATAGACGAGATTATAGCGCAGGATAAAGCTGCAGAGTCTGAGCCGGTGGAGTTCACTCCCGAAACCCTTGATACCCTTATCGGTGAACTCAAAGACGCACTCGCGGCAGAGCCCGCCCCTGTGTATAATGAGCAGAAGAAGCAACGTCGCCGACAAAAGAAGCAGATAAAGGAACTGGAGAAGCATCGCGACAAGCTCGAGGAATATGACAGCCGTCTTGAACAGATCGGCGAGCGCAACTCCATATCCAAGACCGACCCCGACGCCACGTTCATGCGCATGAAGGAAGACGCCATGAACAACGGCCAGACCAAGCCTGGATACAATCTTCAGATCTCTGCCGAAAACCAGTTCATCACCGACTTTGCCCTGTTCCCCAATCCCACCGACACACTGACACTGATACCGTTCTTCAACGCCTTCCTTGACCGCTACGGACATCTGCCCTCTGTCGCCGTCGCCGACTCCGGCTATGGCTCGGAAGAGAACTACCGCTTCATGGACGAGGCCGGCATGGAGGCTTACGTCAAGTACAACCGCTTCCATCTGGAACAGCGTCCGCGCTACAAACCTAATCCATTCCATCACGACAACTTCCACTACAACGCCACCGAGGACTATTACGTATGCCCGATGGGGCAGCACATGACCCGCATCGGCACCTCCCACACAAAGACCGCAAGCGGCTACCGCAGTGAAAACGCGCGATACCGCGCTCACAACTGCAAGGGCTGTCCACTGCGATGTATGTGCTACAAGGCCAAAGGCGACCGACGTATAATCGAAGTTAACCACCGACTCAACGAATACAAACATAAAGCCCGCGAGCTACTCACTTCGGAGGAAGGCATCCGACATCGCGGACGACGATGTATCGAGCCCGAGGCTGTCTTCGGACAAATGAAGTTCAACATGGCATACCGCCGCTTCCGGCACTTCGGCAAAGACAAGGTCACGATGGACTTTGCCTTCTTCGCCATAGCCTTCAACATCAAGAAAATGTGTTCAAAAATAGCGAAACAGACCAAAAACGGGGGAAATACGCCCCATTTTGGCCTGTTTTTACATATATACCCGATTTTAGACTCAGAGAATCGGATATTTTGGACAAATCCTCAAAAATCAGTCGCCTGA
- the rpmA gene encoding 50S ribosomal protein L27, which yields MAHKKGVGSSKNGRESESKRLGVKIFGGQHCKAGNIIKRQRGTQHHPGLNVGMGKDHTIFALIDGVVVFTEGKEGRKFINVEPAQA from the coding sequence ATGGCACATAAAAAAGGTGTCGGCAGTTCTAAGAACGGCCGTGAGTCAGAAAGCAAACGACTCGGAGTAAAGATTTTCGGCGGTCAGCATTGCAAAGCCGGCAACATCATCAAGCGTCAGCGTGGCACACAGCACCATCCCGGTCTTAACGTTGGTATGGGCAAGGACCACACTATCTTCGCTCTCATCGACGGTGTAGTAGTATTCACCGAGGGCAAGGAGGGACGTAAGTTCATCAACGTGGAGCCAGCACAGGCTTAA
- the rplU gene encoding 50S ribosomal protein L21, which translates to MYAIVEIQGQQFKAEADKFLYVHYLGDALKEGDTVEFDRVLLAEADNEVKVGAPTLEGAKVVCQVLTPLVKGDKVIVFKKKRRKGYRRKNGHRQCFTKVLIKEVVA; encoded by the coding sequence ATGTACGCTATCGTAGAAATCCAGGGACAGCAGTTCAAGGCAGAGGCCGACAAGTTCCTGTATGTTCACTATCTCGGCGACGCGCTCAAAGAAGGAGACACCGTAGAATTTGACCGTGTGCTCCTCGCCGAAGCCGACAATGAAGTTAAGGTAGGTGCCCCTACACTTGAGGGTGCCAAGGTCGTTTGCCAGGTGCTCACACCTCTCGTGAAGGGTGACAAGGTAATCGTCTTTAAGAAGAAGCGTCGCAAGGGCTATCGTCGTAAGAACGGTCATCGCCAGTGCTTCACTAAAGTGTTAATCAAAGAAGTTGTAGCTTAA
- a CDS encoding MATE family efflux transporter, with the protein MNRTDTEKLEELSHESVGRLLWRYSLPAVVGMLVMSLYNVIDRIFIGQGVGPEAIAGLAITFPVMNLSAALGVLIGAGGSARISILLGAKDYAGARRALGNALVTLSVIVLAYLIIFGIFIDDILMAFGASEVTLPYARDFMLYILPGMFMTNFAFTFNNFMRVSGYPVKAMVTMFIGAGVNVILAPIFIFWLGWGIKGAAIATDISMTVSALFVMSHFFNRSSVLHFEHDSCMYRPSWRVIASIISIGAAPSLVNAAACFINVIINKSLYTYGGDIAVGAAGIFTSYTSLMTMVIVGMCQGMQPIIGYNYGAGMLGRLKRTYWLAVGAATVIVAIGQIGGLGFPWHIARAFTSDSELIDQTVRCLHISLLAFTVVGFQVISTTLFQSLGKATASIFLSLARQVIFLIPLLLFLPGRFGLDGIWMSFPISDMLATAVTIVMVAVQISRLGKATSQPRNLCPESLES; encoded by the coding sequence ATGAACCGAACAGACACCGAAAAACTTGAAGAGCTCAGCCACGAATCCGTAGGCAGACTGCTCTGGCGTTACAGCCTCCCTGCCGTCGTAGGGATGCTTGTCATGTCATTATATAATGTGATCGACCGCATATTCATTGGTCAGGGCGTAGGCCCGGAAGCAATCGCCGGACTCGCCATAACATTCCCGGTAATGAACCTCTCTGCCGCATTGGGCGTCCTTATAGGAGCCGGCGGATCTGCCAGGATATCCATCCTTCTCGGGGCAAAGGACTATGCAGGAGCACGCAGGGCATTAGGCAATGCCCTGGTGACTCTCTCGGTCATAGTCCTCGCCTATCTGATCATATTCGGCATCTTCATCGACGACATCCTCATGGCGTTCGGAGCCAGCGAGGTCACCCTGCCTTATGCTCGCGACTTCATGCTCTACATTCTCCCGGGAATGTTCATGACCAACTTTGCCTTCACCTTCAACAACTTCATGCGCGTGTCAGGCTATCCGGTCAAGGCTATGGTGACAATGTTCATCGGCGCAGGCGTCAATGTCATACTCGCCCCGATATTCATTTTCTGGCTCGGCTGGGGCATAAAGGGAGCTGCGATAGCTACCGACATATCCATGACAGTATCTGCACTCTTCGTCATGAGCCACTTCTTCAACCGTTCATCAGTGCTGCATTTCGAGCACGACAGCTGTATGTACCGCCCCTCATGGCGCGTGATCGCATCCATAATATCCATCGGAGCGGCTCCATCCCTGGTGAATGCCGCCGCATGCTTCATTAATGTCATAATCAACAAATCGCTCTACACCTATGGAGGTGACATAGCAGTGGGAGCGGCAGGAATATTCACATCCTACACATCACTGATGACAATGGTGATCGTGGGCATGTGCCAGGGCATGCAGCCGATCATCGGCTATAACTACGGAGCCGGGATGCTCGGCAGGCTCAAACGCACATATTGGCTTGCAGTCGGGGCTGCTACAGTCATTGTCGCCATCGGACAGATAGGAGGCCTCGGGTTCCCATGGCACATAGCACGCGCCTTCACATCCGACTCCGAACTGATCGACCAGACTGTCCGCTGCCTCCACATCTCACTCCTTGCATTCACCGTAGTAGGATTCCAGGTCATATCCACCACACTGTTCCAGTCACTCGGCAAGGCAACAGCCTCAATATTCCTGTCTCTCGCTCGTCAGGTCATATTCCTGATACCCCTTCTCCTGTTCCTCCCGGGTCGATTCGGGCTCGACGGAATATGGATGTCATTCCCAATCTCCGACATGCTTGCCACCGCTGTCACCATTGTGATGGTAGCCGTGCAGATCTCACGCCTTGGCAAAGCCACAAGCCAGCCTCGCAATCTTTGCCCCGAATCTTTGGAATCATAG
- a CDS encoding DUF5606 domain-containing protein, which produces MLKTILSISGRPGLFRLVNRGKGMLIVEDIASGKRTPAYARDKVISLGDISIYTDEGDTPLSGVLDAVKTKNEGNPVDIKSLGKDDAVRAYFAEILPNFDQEKVYTTDIKKLLSWYNLLISAGITDFLPEEPTEQEETKE; this is translated from the coding sequence ATGCTAAAGACCATACTTTCCATATCCGGTCGTCCCGGTCTGTTCCGCCTCGTCAACCGCGGCAAAGGAATGCTGATCGTCGAGGACATCGCATCAGGAAAACGCACACCGGCTTACGCTCGCGACAAAGTGATCTCACTCGGCGACATCTCTATCTACACCGACGAAGGCGACACCCCCCTCAGCGGAGTGCTTGATGCCGTAAAGACCAAAAACGAAGGCAACCCCGTCGACATCAAATCTCTCGGAAAGGACGACGCGGTGCGCGCTTACTTCGCCGAGATACTCCCCAACTTCGATCAGGAGAAAGTCTACACCACCGACATCAAGAAACTGCTGTCATGGTACAACCTCCTCATCTCGGCAGGCATCACCGACTTCCTTCCCGAAGAACCCACCGAACAGGAAGAAACCAAAGAATAA
- a CDS encoding hemerythrin domain-containing protein gives MKISHTFTEQDSVVDLINEDYDILPVLSRFSLPLGFGSKTIGELCVESDINVEVFLLIVNFLLSGDIDSHRLSVVTAREVAQFLHNSHNYYLQYKYPHIRTNLLSSLDPAHADINPIIIKYFDDYVSEVEAHFHYEESTVFPYVKSLSEGKHDSSYNISIFSRRHDHQVESRLAELKNIILRYYSTSVPYRMYDVLVDLYNCEEDLKQHAHIEDHILVPLITRLESAK, from the coding sequence GTGAAGATATCACACACATTCACAGAACAGGACAGTGTCGTAGACCTCATCAATGAGGACTACGACATTTTGCCTGTGTTAAGCCGCTTCTCCCTCCCCCTCGGATTCGGCTCAAAGACCATAGGGGAACTATGCGTCGAGTCCGACATCAACGTCGAAGTCTTCCTGCTTATAGTCAACTTCCTCCTGTCTGGCGACATCGACTCCCACAGGCTATCAGTTGTGACTGCCCGCGAAGTGGCACAGTTCCTCCACAACTCTCACAACTACTATCTCCAATACAAATATCCTCACATACGCACCAACCTCCTCTCGTCGCTCGACCCTGCTCACGCCGACATAAATCCAATCATCATCAAATACTTCGATGACTATGTAAGTGAAGTAGAAGCTCACTTCCACTACGAAGAGTCAACCGTCTTCCCCTACGTCAAATCCCTCTCCGAAGGCAAACACGACAGCTCCTACAATATCAGCATATTCTCACGCCGTCACGACCATCAGGTAGAAAGCCGCCTCGCAGAACTCAAGAACATCATACTACGTTACTACTCCACCTCAGTCCCCTACAGGATGTACGACGTACTCGTTGATCTGTACAATTGCGAAGAGGACCTCAAGCAACATGCCCACATCGAGGACCACATACTCGTACCGCTTATAACACGGCTCGAATCCGCAAAATAA
- a CDS encoding response regulator transcription factor: protein MRNHTIALLLSSPVITEGVKAVLRGITGVTFLEITPEAKEPHPASEKIAAAHPSLTIVDIFTAQTCQPDTPTLLLTSAQIPDTSTRCHTATVSIYEPAEALREKIRQLLQPSDREETSRGNDLSPREKEVILGIVKGLANKEIAAEMNVSVNTIMTHRRNIAAKLQIHSPAGLTIFAIATGMIKIDDVKI, encoded by the coding sequence ATGCGCAACCACACAATAGCACTACTGCTCAGTTCACCCGTCATCACAGAAGGAGTGAAAGCAGTGTTGCGCGGTATAACCGGAGTCACGTTCCTCGAAATCACACCAGAGGCAAAAGAGCCCCACCCAGCGTCCGAAAAGATCGCCGCCGCACACCCCTCGCTGACAATAGTGGACATATTCACAGCCCAAACGTGCCAGCCCGACACCCCCACCCTACTCCTCACATCCGCACAGATACCCGACACATCGACAAGATGCCACACAGCCACAGTCTCCATCTACGAACCCGCCGAGGCACTGAGAGAAAAAATAAGACAACTCCTCCAGCCATCCGACCGGGAAGAGACATCACGCGGCAACGACCTCTCGCCTCGTGAAAAAGAAGTGATACTCGGCATTGTCAAAGGACTTGCCAACAAAGAAATTGCAGCCGAAATGAACGTCTCTGTCAACACTATAATGACACATCGACGCAACATAGCCGCCAAACTACAGATCCACTCACCTGCCGGCCTCACCATCTTCGCGATAGCCACTGGCATGATAAAGATCGACGACGTAAAGATATAA
- a CDS encoding transposase, with the protein MWELLDLPIDADYKINARDKSVPPVTYSNGETMRQILARSKHTLMMSQNKWTDIQRHRANILFKHYPILKAAYHLAMELRQIFNAKISPTKAMGRMNKWYEKVMALGNNNFRSVIKTFKNHAPTILNYFRRRATNASAEAFNSKVKIFRSQMRGVRDRDFFIFRLVKLYA; encoded by the coding sequence GTGTGGGAACTTCTTGACTTGCCTATTGATGCAGATTATAAAATCAATGCCCGCGACAAGTCCGTGCCACCGGTGACTTACTCAAACGGCGAGACCATGCGCCAGATCCTTGCCCGCAGCAAACACACCCTGATGATGTCGCAGAACAAATGGACTGACATACAGCGTCATCGCGCAAACATTCTGTTCAAACACTATCCGATACTGAAAGCTGCATACCATCTGGCTATGGAACTGCGCCAAATCTTCAACGCAAAGATATCACCCACCAAAGCAATGGGTCGGATGAACAAGTGGTATGAAAAAGTAATGGCATTGGGCAACAACAACTTCCGCTCTGTCATCAAGACGTTCAAGAACCACGCCCCGACTATCCTCAATTATTTCCGACGTCGCGCAACTAATGCCTCGGCCGAAGCATTCAACTCCAAAGTCAAAATCTTCCGTTCGCAGATGCGAGGGGTCCGTGACCGTGATTTCTTTATCTTCCGGCTCGTCAAACTCTACGCCTAA